GTACAGGACAATTCATTGCACAGGGCCTGCCCCTGTCCTGGAGGACTCCAGCAGCAGGACAGAGAGCCAGAGGCGCTCAAATGCTGAGGTCTCCCCAGCCCAAACTCCACTGCGATATTGATGGCAAACATGTGTCAGGGACTGGTTTAAGTGCTTTATAATCTTAACTGCTCAAATCCTTAGAAAACCATATGTATGGGGGAAggtactctttttctttcttttcttttttaatttgagagagagagagagagtgcaagagaacataagcaggagagaggggcagagggagagagagtctcaagcagactccacactcagcacagagcctgacttggggctcaatcccatgaccctgggatcatgacctgggccaaaggcAAGAGcctcaaccgaccgagccgctcaggtgccccagaaagttaCTCTTAttagccattttacagatgaggaaacggaggcacaaagaggtcaagtaacttgtgTATAGTCATAGAACTAGTGCGTTGTGTTGTTCCAGAACCTATGTTCTTACTTGCTATGCTGTCCTGTCTAAAAGAGGAGGGAGCggaggccagggaggggaaggggccggTTTGGTCGCTTGGCCAGGTGACAGGCATGGGGGGGCCGGGACCTCTTGTCTCAGCCTCAGGGTTCTTCCTTCCACAGCCCCTCCTGACagttcctctgtccccacccagcctccccatgGACCTCCCCAGAGTTAACAGTCGCCTGGCCTCTTACTTGGCGGGCAGCTCCAGCCCAAAGAGGCGGCACCCACATTCCCTGGCTGCTCTCCAGACCGCAGGAGCTGAGGCAACAAAGTCCAGTGAGTGTGAGGGCTGAGCAGAGGCCGCCGAAGGGGAGGCAGCAGCAGGGAGCTGCCGAGAGGAACGACTGTCCAGCTTCCAGATGCTAGGCCTCCTGGGAAGCACGACCCTCGCGGGCTTGATCACAGGCATTGCCGTGGCTCTTCTGCTCTTGGTGCTGCTGCTGGCCACCTGCCTGTACCACGGACAGCGGGACCATGATGTGGAGAGGAACCGCCCGGCCGCGAGGAGAAACCGAGTCCGGTGGGCCCAGCCTTGGCTCCTCCCGGGCCGGGGCCACCCGGGGCACGCTCACTGTTTCCGTCATCCTGGCCACGTGTCTCACACGCACCACGTGGGCCTCCACCACCATCGCCTCCACCGACACCTCTACCACCAAGCCCACCACCAAGCCCACCTCCATGCCCACCGAGGCCACCACTGACGCCTGTGAATGGCAGCCACTGCTTGCCCTCCCGTGGACCCCCATGCTCCTGTGCAGAAGGGCGCCTCTCTGTGGTAAACACTGAGTACTGTGCCCTGGGTCCTGCTTGGCTTCTTTTGCAtactaccacccccccccccccccccagggtacTATAAGGAG
Above is a window of Panthera tigris isolate Pti1 chromosome D4, P.tigris_Pti1_mat1.1, whole genome shotgun sequence DNA encoding:
- the HRCT1 gene encoding histidine-rich carboxyl terminus protein 1; amino-acid sequence: MLGLLGSTTLAGLITGIAVALLLLVLLLATCLYHGQRDHDVERNRPAARRNRVRWAQPWLLPGRGHPGHAHCFRHPGHVSHTHHVGLHHHRLHRHLYHQAHHQAHLHAHRGHH